One Candidatus Anaeroferrophillus wilburensis DNA window includes the following coding sequences:
- the rimO gene encoding 30S ribosomal protein S12 methylthiotransferase RimO, with product MPEPLPITALVTLGCPKNQVDAEQLLQLLTAARFPLTARPEEAGIIIVNTCAFIQPAVEESLETILELAELKNTGSCRYLAVAGCLPQRYGKKLLEEVPEIDLAVGTSSFPLLPALLEKLHAGIPVARFHAGTTNYADLTAIPQICSQPYTAYLKIAEGCNNHCSYCFIPQIKGPQTSFAPSLLLDKARRMADYGIRELNIIAQDITAYGRERPGQSTLVPLLEQLAAIDGLSWLRLLYAYPGKITDELITLLGKEEKICPYLDLPIQHISGHILQRMNRHDQPETIRQTIHKLQSLGRTIHLRSTVIVGFPGETDHDFQLLLDFIAEGHFTYLGCFPYWPETGTRAASLDQQVEDRVKEERCRAIMTCQQEVTSRQLAVYRGKSIPLLVEGVSSETELLLQSRTSFQAPDIDGVTYITDGFATPGTIINGKIHEAHEYDLFAELPEAHPLDHD from the coding sequence ATGCCAGAACCACTGCCGATTACCGCGCTGGTCACCCTGGGGTGCCCGAAAAATCAGGTTGATGCTGAACAGCTCCTCCAGCTGCTGACGGCCGCCCGGTTTCCCCTGACGGCCCGACCGGAAGAGGCCGGCATTATTATCGTCAACACCTGCGCTTTTATCCAGCCGGCAGTCGAAGAATCGCTGGAGACAATCCTGGAGCTGGCGGAATTGAAAAATACCGGCTCCTGCCGTTACCTGGCGGTCGCCGGCTGCCTGCCCCAACGATACGGCAAAAAACTCCTTGAGGAAGTTCCGGAAATTGACCTGGCTGTGGGGACTTCATCGTTTCCCCTGCTCCCTGCCCTGCTGGAAAAACTCCATGCCGGCATTCCGGTCGCCAGATTTCATGCCGGCACCACCAATTATGCCGACTTGACGGCCATCCCGCAGATATGCAGTCAGCCATACACCGCCTATCTTAAAATTGCCGAGGGCTGCAACAACCATTGCAGTTACTGCTTCATACCGCAGATTAAAGGACCACAAACCAGTTTTGCCCCGTCGCTGCTGCTGGATAAAGCCCGCCGGATGGCAGATTACGGCATCAGGGAATTAAATATTATTGCCCAGGATATTACCGCCTACGGCCGGGAACGCCCCGGACAGTCAACCCTGGTACCCCTGCTGGAACAACTGGCAGCCATTGACGGGCTCAGCTGGCTGCGGTTGCTCTATGCCTATCCGGGCAAGATAACTGATGAACTGATCACGCTGCTGGGAAAAGAAGAGAAAATCTGTCCCTACCTTGACCTGCCGATCCAGCATATCAGTGGGCATATCCTGCAGCGGATGAACCGCCATGATCAACCGGAAACAATCAGACAGACGATCCACAAACTGCAGTCGCTAGGGCGCACCATACACCTGAGGAGCACGGTCATTGTCGGTTTCCCCGGTGAAACCGATCACGATTTTCAGCTTCTGCTTGATTTTATTGCTGAAGGCCACTTCACCTATCTCGGCTGTTTTCCCTATTGGCCGGAAACCGGAACCCGGGCTGCTTCCCTTGATCAACAAGTGGAGGACCGGGTGAAGGAAGAGCGTTGCCGGGCGATCATGACCTGCCAGCAGGAAGTAACCAGCCGGCAGCTGGCGGTCTACCGGGGCAAAAGCATTCCTTTGCTGGTTGAAGGGGTAAGCAGCGAAACCGAACTGCTGCTCCAGAGCAGAACCTCTTTCCAGGCTCCTGATATTGATGGGGTTACCTATATCACTGATGGTTTTGCCACTCCGGGAACCATCATCAACGGCAAGATTCACGAGGCCCATGAGTATGACCTTTTTGCCGAACTCCCCGAAGCACACCCCCTGGATCACGACTGA
- the tatC gene encoding twin-arginine translocase subunit TatC, producing the protein MTLTEHLEELRRRLIACFVAVGLAFCGTYYFAKDLFQLLMAPLLAVMPPDQGLIFTGLPEAFFTYLKVALVAAFFIAAPVILYEIWKFVAPGLYSEEKKYILPFVFFSTVFFAGGAMFGYYVVFPFGFRFFVGFATDFIRPLPSVKEYFAFATRMLFAFGVVFELPVFSLFLARIGVINAAMLVRQRKYAFLGVFVISAILTPPDVLSQLMMAGPLMILYEISIIVARIFGKKEKADETAGTDDLPETRG; encoded by the coding sequence TTGACCCTGACAGAACACCTGGAAGAATTGCGCCGGCGGCTGATAGCTTGTTTTGTTGCAGTCGGACTGGCATTTTGCGGCACCTATTATTTTGCCAAGGATCTTTTCCAGTTGTTGATGGCTCCCTTGTTGGCGGTCATGCCGCCGGACCAGGGGCTTATTTTTACCGGTTTGCCGGAAGCATTCTTTACCTATCTTAAGGTAGCCCTGGTTGCTGCCTTTTTTATCGCGGCGCCGGTTATTCTCTATGAGATCTGGAAGTTTGTTGCCCCCGGGCTCTATTCCGAAGAAAAAAAATACATCTTGCCCTTCGTTTTTTTCTCGACGGTTTTTTTTGCCGGCGGTGCCATGTTCGGCTACTATGTAGTTTTCCCTTTTGGTTTTCGCTTTTTTGTCGGTTTTGCCACCGACTTTATCAGGCCGCTACCCTCGGTAAAAGAGTATTTTGCCTTTGCCACCCGAATGCTCTTTGCCTTCGGAGTGGTTTTTGAGCTGCCGGTTTTCAGTCTCTTTCTGGCCCGTATCGGGGTAATCAATGCTGCCATGCTGGTTCGCCAGCGCAAATATGCTTTCCTCGGCGTTTTTGTTATTTCTGCTATTTTGACGCCACCGGATGTTCTCAGTCAGCTGATGATGGCGGGTCCGCTGATGATTCTCTATGAAATCAGCATCATTGTCGCCCGGATTTTCGGTAAAAAAGAGAAAGCTGATGAAACTGCGGGTACTGATGATCTGCCTGAAACAAGGGGGTGA
- a CDS encoding endonuclease V translates to MLESHSWQLSPTEAVEVQRHLREQVVIADRFPWPLGTVAGADISYDQRTGMLFAAVLTFSYPGLTLLSVCQHQAKSQFPYLPGLLSFREGPLLAAILSRLSVLPDLLVSDGQGIAHPRGLGLASHLGILFDLPTIGCAKKRLVGTYRMPGEKKGSMVPLMGVDNRQIGMVVRTRDRVKPVFVSPGHRISVATAAALILQLTGCYRLPEVTRQAHHHVNRMRQDWLAAHPFRQG, encoded by the coding sequence ATGTTGGAATCCCATTCCTGGCAGCTTTCACCTACCGAAGCGGTGGAGGTTCAGCGTCATCTGCGAGAGCAGGTTGTCATTGCCGACCGGTTTCCGTGGCCGCTGGGAACGGTTGCCGGGGCTGATATCTCCTATGATCAGCGTACCGGAATGCTTTTTGCTGCCGTTTTGACCTTCAGTTATCCTGGATTGACCCTTTTGTCGGTGTGCCAGCATCAGGCCAAGTCGCAGTTTCCTTATCTTCCGGGGTTGTTATCCTTTCGTGAAGGACCGTTGCTGGCAGCAATTCTCAGTCGGCTTTCTGTCCTTCCTGATCTGCTGGTCAGTGATGGCCAGGGAATTGCCCATCCCCGTGGTCTGGGGCTGGCTTCCCATCTGGGAATCCTTTTTGATCTGCCGACAATAGGTTGCGCCAAAAAAAGGCTGGTGGGAACGTATAGGATGCCGGGGGAAAAGAAAGGCAGCATGGTACCGTTGATGGGGGTAGACAACAGGCAGATTGGCATGGTTGTCAGGACGCGGGACCGGGTTAAACCGGTTTTTGTTTCTCCCGGTCACCGGATCAGCGTTGCAACAGCTGCAGCACTGATACTACAGTTGACCGGGTGCTACCGATTGCCTGAGGTCACCCGCCAGGCTCATCATCATGTCAACCGGATGAGGCAGGATTGGCTGGCTGCGCATCCCTTCAGGCAGGGCTGA
- a CDS encoding twin-arginine translocase TatA/TatE family subunit, translating into MFGIGMPELILILVVALVVIGPKKLPDLAKSLGRGMAEFRRATDDLKDSIYAEDKKPTETDVQQAVAKQEVAKVPPTIGLDETDKTEDQADEQGAEAGS; encoded by the coding sequence ATGTTTGGCATAGGAATGCCTGAATTGATCTTGATACTGGTGGTGGCGTTGGTGGTTATCGGACCGAAGAAACTGCCGGATCTGGCAAAGTCACTTGGTCGTGGTATGGCGGAATTCCGGCGGGCAACAGATGACCTGAAAGATTCCATCTACGCAGAGGATAAAAAACCAACGGAGACTGATGTGCAGCAGGCGGTGGCCAAACAGGAAGTGGCAAAAGTACCGCCGACCATCGGCCTCGATGAAACTGATAAGACGGAAGATCAAGCCGATGAGCAAGGCGCAGAAGCAGGAAGCTAA
- a CDS encoding CooT family nickel-binding protein has product MCQSNAFLIKENGTEEMVMENVSLITPLEDGSLELTGLFGERLNVKATIKEMDLLKHRILIQED; this is encoded by the coding sequence ATGTGTCAATCTAATGCTTTTTTAATCAAGGAAAACGGAACCGAAGAGATGGTCATGGAAAATGTCTCCCTGATCACCCCTTTGGAAGACGGTTCGCTCGAACTGACGGGCCTGTTTGGTGAACGTTTGAACGTCAAAGCTACCATCAAGGAGATGGATCTGCTGAAGCATCGGATCCTGATCCAGGAAGATTGA
- a CDS encoding acyl-CoA dehydrogenase family protein, with amino-acid sequence MNFDLTEEQEILRKSVRSFAEKEIAPVAQELDEREEFSLEVTRKMADLGLFGMFVSPEYGGSGLDYVSYIIAVEEIARVDGSQAATVAAGNSLGIGPIYYFGSEEQKKKWLPPLCSGEMLAAFGLTEANAGSDAGNSKTNAVLDGDEWVINGSKIFITNASTPITGVIVVQAVTGTRPDGRPEMSCILVPAGSAGLDCRVMHKKMMWRASNTTEIYFDDCRVPKENLLGKRGDGFHMMLSTLDGGRLSIGSMGLGGAQGAFEKALRYAGERNQFGRPLLDFQVTQFKLADMAMEIELARNLLYKACWLRDNKRPFSKEAAMAKLYCSETMGRVVNHAVQIHGGYGLMKEYDVERFYRDQKLLDIGEGTSEVQRIVVSRLIR; translated from the coding sequence TTGAATTTTGATCTGACTGAAGAACAGGAGATTCTCCGCAAAAGTGTACGATCCTTTGCTGAGAAGGAGATAGCTCCGGTAGCGCAGGAGCTCGATGAGCGGGAGGAATTCTCACTGGAAGTGACCAGGAAGATGGCGGACCTGGGGCTTTTTGGCATGTTTGTTTCACCTGAGTATGGCGGTTCCGGACTTGATTATGTTTCTTACATTATCGCAGTGGAGGAAATTGCCCGGGTGGATGGTTCGCAGGCGGCAACGGTTGCCGCCGGCAACTCTTTAGGTATCGGACCGATCTATTATTTTGGTTCGGAAGAGCAGAAGAAAAAGTGGCTGCCTCCACTGTGTTCCGGTGAGATGTTGGCTGCCTTTGGGTTGACCGAAGCCAATGCTGGCTCGGATGCCGGCAACTCCAAAACCAATGCCGTTCTCGATGGTGATGAGTGGGTAATCAACGGCTCAAAGATTTTTATTACCAATGCCTCGACGCCCATAACCGGGGTTATTGTCGTGCAGGCGGTGACCGGAACCCGGCCTGACGGCCGGCCGGAAATGAGTTGTATCCTGGTGCCGGCTGGCTCTGCAGGTCTTGACTGTCGGGTCATGCATAAGAAGATGATGTGGCGGGCTTCCAATACCACCGAAATCTATTTTGATGATTGCCGGGTCCCCAAAGAAAACCTGCTGGGTAAGCGGGGTGACGGCTTTCATATGATGCTTTCCACCCTTGACGGCGGTCGTCTCAGTATCGGCTCCATGGGGCTGGGCGGCGCCCAGGGGGCCTTTGAAAAGGCGTTGCGCTATGCCGGCGAGCGCAATCAGTTCGGCCGGCCGCTGCTTGATTTCCAGGTAACCCAGTTCAAGCTGGCCGATATGGCCATGGAAATTGAACTGGCCAGGAATCTGCTCTATAAGGCCTGCTGGTTGCGGGATAATAAGCGGCCGTTCTCCAAGGAAGCGGCGATGGCCAAATTGTACTGTTCCGAAACCATGGGCCGGGTGGTGAATCACGCAGTGCAGATTCACGGCGGCTATGGTCTGATGAAAGAGTACGATGTGGAGCGATTCTACCGGGATCAGAAGCTGCTTGATATCGGTGAGGGAACATCAGAAGTCCAGCGGATTGTTGTTTCCCGTTTGATCAGATAA
- the ftsY gene encoding signal recognition particle-docking protein FtsY, whose protein sequence is MTDTRKKGFIGRLFSRRQEDEPFAESGEEAAAGDELPVEPETAGGSASATVESPVVEEETAVADGGGGDVPQPQQESEAGATGLFSRLKNGLQKTRKRFVGTLDTLFYGKKEIDEEFLEQLEEILLTSDLGVQTSYRLFAEVEEQVSHQLLEDPVQLRRFLQQEIGRILQTAEQPWEITAKPYVIMAVGVNGVGKTTTIGKLAAIFASQGKKVMLGAADTFRAAAIEQLEVWSERAGVPLIRQKMGADPAAVSFDTVTSAMTKEVDVVIIDTAGRLHTKVNLMDELKKMKRVVGKALPGAPHEILLVLDANTGQNAINQARMFHEALGITGLVMTKLDGTAKGGVIVGVCDELKLPVRYIGIGEQLDDLRPFKADDFVNALFERVL, encoded by the coding sequence ATGACGGATACAAGAAAAAAGGGTTTTATCGGGCGCTTGTTTTCGCGCCGGCAGGAGGATGAGCCCTTCGCTGAAAGTGGAGAGGAGGCGGCCGCTGGGGATGAACTGCCGGTGGAGCCTGAAACCGCAGGCGGGTCGGCCTCGGCAACCGTAGAGTCTCCTGTGGTGGAGGAAGAAACCGCGGTGGCTGACGGTGGCGGAGGGGATGTTCCGCAACCGCAACAGGAGTCGGAAGCGGGAGCGACCGGTCTGTTCTCCCGGTTGAAAAACGGTTTGCAGAAAACCCGCAAACGTTTTGTCGGGACCCTGGATACGCTTTTTTATGGCAAGAAGGAGATTGATGAGGAGTTCCTTGAGCAGCTGGAGGAGATTCTGCTGACGTCCGATCTTGGAGTGCAGACCAGTTATCGTTTGTTTGCCGAGGTGGAGGAACAGGTCAGCCACCAACTGCTGGAGGACCCGGTTCAGTTGCGCAGATTTTTGCAGCAGGAGATTGGCAGAATTCTCCAGACGGCCGAGCAGCCTTGGGAGATTACGGCAAAACCATACGTGATCATGGCGGTCGGTGTGAACGGCGTCGGTAAAACGACAACCATCGGCAAGCTGGCTGCCATCTTTGCCTCCCAGGGGAAAAAGGTGATGCTCGGGGCGGCAGATACCTTTCGGGCGGCAGCCATTGAACAGCTGGAGGTCTGGTCTGAAAGGGCAGGGGTGCCCCTGATCCGCCAGAAGATGGGAGCTGATCCGGCGGCCGTTTCGTTTGATACGGTCACATCAGCAATGACCAAAGAGGTCGATGTGGTTATCATTGATACCGCCGGCCGTCTGCATACCAAAGTGAATCTCATGGACGAGTTGAAGAAAATGAAGCGGGTGGTTGGCAAGGCGCTTCCCGGGGCTCCCCATGAGATTCTGCTGGTTCTTGATGCCAACACCGGGCAGAATGCCATCAATCAGGCACGCATGTTTCACGAAGCCCTGGGGATAACGGGACTGGTGATGACCAAGCTTGACGGCACGGCGAAAGGTGGGGTTATTGTCGGTGTCTGTGATGAATTGAAACTGCCGGTCCGTTATATCGGGATTGGTGAACAGCTCGATGATCTCCGACCATTTAAGGCGGATGATTTTGTCAATGCCCTTTTTGAGCGAGTCTTGTAA
- a CDS encoding 16S rRNA (uracil(1498)-N(3))-methyltransferase — protein sequence MANFSFTSRITASTACFDQQEYYHTVKVLRQKVGSTIRFLDGCGGVYRGTISCIDPGKQTFEATIEETRQSPPPRPAVTLAIALPKGKKFDIIVQKAVELGIQRIIPLVSRYSMVKPGNDREVARKHAQRQKTALEALKQCGNPFLPELCLPLALTSLPALADHRKIALVFDNHATTGISSCTTLLAAADEIIIIIGPEGGFAREEIIWLNSRGYRPVSLGSPILRLETAAIAAMAIIQYLNNYFQPVKNLQEIDLK from the coding sequence ATGGCCAACTTCAGTTTTACCAGCCGGATTACGGCATCAACCGCCTGTTTTGACCAGCAGGAATACTATCACACCGTCAAAGTACTGCGCCAGAAAGTTGGTTCAACCATTCGCTTCCTCGACGGTTGCGGCGGCGTCTACCGGGGCACCATCAGCTGCATTGATCCCGGCAAGCAGACTTTTGAGGCAACCATCGAGGAAACCCGCCAGTCGCCGCCGCCCAGACCGGCAGTCACCCTGGCAATAGCTCTGCCAAAGGGAAAAAAATTTGATATCATCGTCCAGAAGGCGGTGGAACTTGGCATTCAGCGCATCATACCCCTGGTGAGCCGTTATTCGATGGTCAAACCTGGCAACGACCGGGAGGTAGCCCGCAAACACGCACAACGGCAGAAAACCGCTCTAGAAGCGCTCAAACAATGCGGCAACCCCTTTCTGCCTGAGCTGTGCCTGCCTCTTGCCCTCACCTCCCTGCCAGCCCTGGCCGACCACCGGAAAATCGCCCTGGTATTTGACAACCATGCAACCACGGGCATCTCGTCATGTACCACGCTCCTGGCCGCTGCTGATGAGATCATCATTATCATCGGCCCGGAAGGCGGTTTCGCCCGCGAGGAAATCATCTGGTTGAACAGCCGGGGATACCGGCCGGTGAGCCTTGGCAGCCCCATTCTCCGCCTTGAAACCGCAGCCATCGCTGCCATGGCCATCATCCAGTATCTGAACAATTATTTTCAGCCGGTAAAAAACCTTCAAGAAATTGACCTGAAATGA
- the larB gene encoding nickel pincer cofactor biosynthesis protein LarB, whose amino-acid sequence MDTRYMRDLLEKYQEGKISLDQVMDVLKEMPYRDVGVAHLDTHRGLRGKVGEVVFAQGKSVSQLTTILQYMVGLPGNILVTRLSAEKAAALQPLFPGFTYDEEGEFLLLKRHEVKPSGRGTVLIVTAGTSDLKTAREAAVTLELMGQEPEVLIDVGVAGLHRLLAYREKLGQAAVIIVIAGMEGALPSVVAGLVDSPVIAVPTSIGYGASFGGMAALLGMLNSCAGGVGVVNIDNGFGAGYLAGLINWQD is encoded by the coding sequence ATGGATACAAGATATATGCGGGATCTGCTTGAAAAGTACCAGGAGGGGAAGATCAGCCTGGATCAGGTGATGGATGTCCTGAAGGAGATGCCTTACCGGGATGTGGGGGTCGCTCATCTTGATACCCATCGGGGCTTGCGCGGCAAAGTCGGTGAGGTGGTCTTTGCCCAGGGGAAATCCGTGAGCCAGTTGACCACCATTCTTCAGTATATGGTGGGCTTGCCCGGCAATATTCTGGTTACCCGCCTGTCAGCGGAAAAAGCAGCGGCGTTGCAGCCCCTGTTTCCCGGTTTTACCTATGATGAGGAGGGGGAGTTTCTGCTCCTGAAGAGGCATGAGGTGAAGCCTTCCGGTCGGGGAACGGTGCTGATTGTAACGGCCGGGACTTCCGATCTCAAAACTGCCAGGGAGGCGGCGGTAACCCTTGAACTGATGGGTCAGGAACCCGAAGTGCTGATCGATGTGGGGGTTGCCGGCCTGCACCGGTTGTTGGCTTATCGGGAAAAGCTGGGTCAGGCTGCGGTGATTATTGTTATTGCCGGCATGGAGGGGGCGCTGCCCAGTGTGGTTGCCGGCCTGGTGGACAGCCCAGTTATTGCGGTGCCCACCAGCATCGGCTACGGCGCCTCTTTCGGCGGTATGGCGGCGTTGCTCGGCATGCTGAATTCCTGTGCTGGCGGTGTTGGTGTAGTGAATATCGACAACGGTTTTGGGGCCGGATATCTGGCCGGCTTGATCAACTGGCAGGACTGA
- a CDS encoding sugar phosphate isomerase/epimerase produces MPLVLSAGTLFHLKLSEAFAIAKECQFDGVELIINEVFERLDPRTIIETLIKICPIASIHAPFFKISGWGNQVKTLLRTIDLANEFQIPLVNFHPPLWLPPEFTFWRWFRQVKDFQQLTPDNQTIITIENMPYVGNRIRFNPNMLRKTEDMVRFIEKHNLYMTFDTTHLGSHNPNFLNGFKEFYQTGRIRNIHFSDYGHGREHLFPGRGLLPLTRFLYLLKRLNYEGAITVELSPAELPPTTKMIITSLRDLREYLVVETS; encoded by the coding sequence ATTCCCCTTGTGCTGTCAGCTGGCACCCTCTTCCACCTGAAGCTGTCGGAAGCTTTTGCCATTGCCAAAGAATGCCAGTTCGACGGGGTGGAACTGATTATCAATGAGGTTTTTGAACGGCTTGACCCACGTACGATCATTGAAACCCTGATAAAAATCTGCCCGATCGCCTCGATTCACGCCCCTTTTTTTAAGATTTCCGGGTGGGGAAACCAGGTTAAAACCCTGCTCAGAACCATTGACCTTGCGAATGAATTTCAGATACCCCTGGTCAATTTCCATCCACCGCTATGGCTGCCACCGGAATTTACTTTCTGGCGCTGGTTTCGTCAGGTAAAAGATTTCCAGCAGTTGACACCTGACAACCAGACCATAATCACCATTGAAAATATGCCCTACGTCGGCAACCGAATCCGCTTCAATCCCAACATGCTGCGCAAGACCGAGGATATGGTCAGGTTTATCGAAAAGCACAATCTGTACATGACTTTCGACACCACCCATCTCGGCTCTCACAACCCTAACTTTCTCAACGGCTTTAAGGAATTCTACCAAACCGGACGCATTCGCAACATTCATTTCAGCGACTACGGTCATGGCCGGGAACACCTGTTCCCCGGTCGCGGCCTCCTGCCCCTCACCCGCTTCCTTTACCTGCTAAAACGACTGAACTATGAGGGCGCCATAACGGTTGAACTGAGTCCGGCAGAACTGCCTCCCACCACCAAAATGATTATTACCAGCCTGCGGGACCTGCGGGAATATCTGGTGGTCGAAACCAGCTGA
- a CDS encoding threonylcarbamoyl-AMP synthase, protein MLTVLSLYDDVPKDRLLNQVVDQLSDGGLAIVPTDTNYAAVCSIDARQGVQRLYALKTGKKQKQFTLVCADLTDISRYAVVSKQAYRCMKGLIPGPYTFILPASRQVPKMVMTKRRTVGVRVPDRPACQALLAGLGSALLAVSARDDQGQVVGSVAGLVDRFSHVVDYLLDAGDIVSESSTIIDLTTTAPEIIREGKGQVDYL, encoded by the coding sequence ATGCTCACCGTGTTATCCCTCTATGATGATGTCCCCAAGGATCGGCTGCTCAATCAGGTGGTGGATCAGTTGAGCGATGGCGGCTTGGCTATTGTTCCCACTGATACCAACTATGCCGCTGTCTGTTCCATCGATGCCAGACAGGGTGTTCAGCGGCTGTATGCGTTGAAAACCGGCAAGAAGCAGAAACAGTTTACTCTTGTGTGTGCAGATTTGACCGATATCAGTCGTTATGCAGTCGTCAGTAAACAGGCCTATCGCTGTATGAAAGGATTGATTCCCGGTCCTTATACCTTTATTTTGCCGGCTTCCCGGCAGGTGCCCAAGATGGTCATGACCAAGCGGAGAACCGTTGGCGTCCGGGTTCCTGACCGTCCAGCCTGCCAGGCATTGCTTGCCGGACTTGGCAGCGCCCTGCTTGCCGTCAGTGCCAGAGACGATCAGGGCCAGGTTGTTGGCTCCGTTGCCGGCCTTGTTGACCGGTTTTCCCATGTGGTTGACTATCTGCTGGATGCTGGGGATATCGTTTCCGAGTCATCAACCATTATCGACCTTACCACCACGGCGCCTGAAATTATTCGGGAGGGTAAGGGGCAGGTCGATTACCTGTAG